In Podospora pseudocomata strain CBS 415.72m chromosome 4, whole genome shotgun sequence, the genomic stretch GGGCGCCATCACGTGCGTCAGCTGCCTGACgtttttcttcctcgccatgtTCCAGTGCTACCCGATCAGCTTCTTTTGGAACAAGGACCAGGACGGCAGATGCATCAACATGAACATCCTGACGGCGTTGGGTATCCTCTATTCGATCTTCTCCGTCATCACCGATCTGACGTACGCCCTGCTGCCCGCGTGGGTGGTGGCTCAGCTCAACATGGACAAAAAGTCGAAAGTGGCGGTGATTGGtctgatggggatgggatgcGTGGCCAGCGCGGCGGTTATTGTTCGTGGGCCGTATCTTCGACACATGGGGAGTGAGGATTTCTTGTGGGATACGGCGCCGATTGCGATTTGGTCGTCTGTCGAAGCTGCGCTTGCTATCACGGCTGGGTGCCTTGCTTGTTTGCAGCCTCTCGTCAAGATGATTGGTGTGAAGCTTGGTCTCGCGGCTTTCACGACGGCCTCCAAATctggggggcgggggagtaACCTCAAGATGACGGGCGATATCTCGGTGAGGCGATCTTTTACCCGACGAACCGATTTGTTTTCGAGCGCCAACTATCGTGAGCAGCAGGCGGCTGGGGAGCTGAAGCTTCAGCCGGGGTTGTCGGGGTACACGGCCGAGTGCTACGGCAACacgagcgaggaggagttgaggcCGGTGACAAAGGATACGGATGCAACGCTGAGGGGGGATAGGGACAATGAGAGCAAGGAGAGCATGaatggggtggtgaaggcgagggagagggagtcaGTATGATGATGGCTGGCAATATGTTGGAGAAGTCTCTTTTATGTTTGCATAAAGAAAGTGTGATGACGACTTGGATACGGATGGAtacccctcacccccccacacacaccccaGAGCACCCCATTTTCTGAGCAATTATTTAGCGTTTCGATGGTCGGTTttggtgtttcttttttttttctattgGGCGGAATATCTGTTGCTTCATCATTGAgcttttttgggggggcgtGATGGAAAGTTCTTTTGTTTGCTTGGAAAAGCAAGGTACATGTATAGATTTGGGTACACGCGTAGATATATGCTAGCGATAGGTTTTGATAAAATTTAATTCGAGTTTGAGCGATGAAATGAGATAGACTCTTGATGAATGAGTGAATGCTACCTAAATATTCCAGttcttttcttccctttAGAAATCCCCTCTATGAAGCAGCATATCCGGACCAAGACTTGTTTtatcccatcccccacctcaCGACACAGCCACAGAGCCACCGGGAAAGGGTGAGTTTGGCCGACAAGTCACGGCATGACAGTGGAGGTATGAATGGAATTACCACTTGGTGGTAACAACCCTTCTGGTGGTGACGGCTGGCACGCTGGTGGCAATCCAGGTGGTTGTCACTCCGGGGATGCTGGTAGCAGTCCACGTCACGGTCACGCCCGGAGCAGACAACGTGCTGGCTGTCACTGTACCGCCCGGAACGGATAGGGTGCTTCCCACAGAGATGGGGATTCCGGGAGCGCTCGCCGTGACTGTTCCGGGGACACCGGGAACTGCACATGCGGAGGTGCCAGGAACAACAGAAGTTGCAGTCACCGTGCCGGGGACACTGGTTGCGATCCTAGTGACGGTTACGGTGCCGGGAGCGCTGGTAGCTGTGACAGTGCCCGGAACACTGGTGGCGACTCTAGTGGCGGTCACGGTGCCGGAAACGCTGGTGGTGACCCTCGTGGCGGTCACGGTGCCAGCAGCGCTGGTAGCTGTGACGGTGCCGGGAACACTAGTAGCTGTGACGGTGCCGCGGACACTAGTAGCGCCCCTAGTAGCCGTAACGGTGCCGGGGGTACCAGGAAAGCCGACAGGAGTGCTGGTTgcgatggggaggttgatggggaagCCGGTAGTGATGCCGTTGGGGATGGCAGCTGCCGTTGCGGTCGAGGCGAGGCCTGCgagggttgagatggtggagagttTCATTGTCAGGGTAGTATGGAGGGCTTGTTGATATGAagatttgatgatgatgatgatgatgatgatgatgatgatgatgatgatgatgatgatgatgatgatgatggtgaggatgctgTTTACTTTTGATTCGGGAGGGAATGATGACTTTATAGTACTTTACTTGACGAGAATAACCGTCTTCCGTCTTTCCTTGAATCTCATCATATcacctacctaggtacttaACCAGCAACGAAGTCATATCGCCAAGTATCTCGCTGCACCTAAGATCCCTGAACAGCATATCATACCGCCGAACGTATAAACCCCGAAAATGCTTACACTGGGGAGCctgaaacaaaacaacatgGGATGTGATTGGATAATTGAAGATGGTGCATCTCTCCGCGTCGCTATACGAGCCAAAAGGATCTTACCCTACCAAGTTTCTGTAAGGCAGATGGCTAGAAAAAAGTGGTATCGTTGAAAGAGATGCATGTCGAGTAGTTGATATTTGCTCACAAGGGACGCGCGGTGTGCAGATACGAGGGTGCATTGGGAGAAGGCAGGAATATGTCTGGAAGGAGGGATCGAGTGATTCGTCACCACTACAGGGGTGAGCTTATGGGTGCAGCAAGGCCAAGGCGGCTGTGGgcaggggaaggggaaaacaTGGAGATGTCAGCCCTACCGAGTATATGAGAACTTTTGTTCAAAAAGACACGGCTATAATGTACAAGAACGTCGTGCTGGCATTCGGCGACGGAAATATTCACAAAAGTTCAAAGAGAGGTTGAAGCCGAGAGGGACAGGAACTTGAATACAGCTAATAACAAACATCTTGAATGCACACCATCAACTCCTCATCAGTGCCAGTAAAAGCATCAGTCCGTGAGAATAACATCCAGAGCCCTTCCAATTCCTCCTAGGCACCAGCCTTacccttgccctcctccttcaactcccgAATCCTCCTATGCACCTCCACaaaaaccaacccatccaaaATCCCCGTCACCTCCGTAATATTCTCCCCGTTCTCATTAAACTTCACAAACCACGAGACATCCAGCTTTACCTCCTCGTTCTCCCCATTCGCCAGGTGCAAATTGTCAACGTACACCGTCCTCGCGGCCCCAGTCATTGTCTCTGCGTCGACAACCAAATGCGTGATATCTACCGATTTGGTCCCGATGAACCGGGATTCACTCGTGTATTGAGCCTCCCATGTCGCCACGTCAAAGGCAACGTCTGGCGGTGCGCCTATGCTAGCGAGGAAAGATGCGGGGGCGATGTAGCGGAGGCAGTCGGGGGAGAGGACggaagagaggagggaggggtttttCTGCGTTGTTGCTTCGatggggccgaggaggaaggttttgagggtgagatggagggtttggtgaaggttgggggttgttgccaTTGTGGTGGATTGGGGGGTGTTTATGGTGTCAACAAGGAAGAATGGCGGGCAAGGTCAACAAAGATCTGATTTTACGGGAAATGTTGAGTTATCTCATGCTCTTACCCCTCTTTTGAGGGTGAAAAGTGTCAACGTTCATGACGTGCCATAGGTGCATGATaccgttggttgttggtggtagTTTGAATCTTACTGCCCttttgggtgtgtgtgtgtcttggTGGAGTTGACAGAAGGGATGTGATTATTGTTAAGTATTTACAAATCAAGGCACCTTGCTAGGTAACTATAGACATACTTTGTTTCCTTCCCGACAAATAAACCGACACATAAACTACACGGTAATAGCCTTGGGATACATCCTCGTGCAGCTCAACCCAGTGTCGGACCCATCCCCACTCGACAGGAACACCTGATTGTTGCCACACAACAAAATATTCTTCCTGCCGCCCACATCAAGCGTGAGCTCGCCAGTCGCCGTGCTAACACACCCCTTCACCCTGATATAATTGGCAGGACTATACTCGGCACCCGTCCTCGCCTGAAGCCGAACAGACGCAGCGCTCCCTGGGTTCACCCAAGCACTGACCTTGTAGGTAGACTGCCCAACAAGGTAAAGAGTTGCCAGATACCCCTCCTTGTCCAAGACCCATTTGTACATCTTGTAGACGTCGATGCCAGGCTCGACTGGCGCTGATGCCCAATCCATACTGCCATATAAGCCGGCCATGCCGTTGATTAGCTGGGAAAAGAGGTAGCGCTGGCTGTTGGCGGAATCAGTCGCGACGGCGTTGAAGTTGGCGACGTTACTGCATCTTTCTGCTGGGGCGACCAcggtggaggtgatggttgatgTAACGGTGGTTGTTGAACCTATGACCAAGACGTTCCCTGTTACCGTAGTCACGGCGGTGGCAGTGACCGAGGCCGTTTCAGTCTGGGTGTTGTATTCTGTGGCAGTTACTTCGTCGGTgaccgtggtggtggtggaaagagTAACGGGAATCGAGTTCGTTGTGGCAGCCACGCTGTCGGTGAAGGTGACGGTCACTTTGGCGGCCGAGGGTGAAGCGGTAATAGTCTCCTGGGTGGCTCCTGCGCACTTGCAGACCGAAATATACTTCTCCCATGATGGACAATGTGCTGAGGCGTAGCTTGGAATGGATGGCGCCAGGGTGCCACTCGTGGGTGCTAGGTCGGTATCGGCGGCGCGCGCCACGATTTGAGTCGCAGCACTCGGCAGGACTGTCGTGGTGGATGTGACCAAGACTGTAACGGTGTTATATGCGCGGGTAACGTAGACCAGGGAGCGCTGAGTCGTCGTGCCAGTCACCGTGGtgctgatggtgttgagcaaTGTTTCGGTCTCGACAGTCGAATAAACTGTTGCCGTCGTGGCATCTGTCTCGACCACGCTGACATACTCGGTCGGAACTTCCGTCACAGTCTCGGTAACAGTGGTGACTTGGGGCGTGACTGTTACTATCTCGAAAGCCAATGAGCAATCCTGTAGGCCATCAACCAGGGGatcagcaacagccttgAAGCATTTGTTTGTGCGGCAGCAGGCGGCAGATGCCAGTTGAAGTAACCCAAAGGCCGAAACGAACGCAAGTCCCTGCTTCATCGTTTACGATAATGATGACGGGACGAAAAGAGCGACTAAAGTGAGTGTGGcaaaagacaacaacaacctttGGCCAGCCCGCAACGGGGGCACTTTGCTTTTCAATGTTCCTACCATGATTCGAGATCTCCTTGGCGCTGTCAATGGTCTGAACTGTTTGGATTTGTGTGGAAATTGCGCATTGATATGGTCATGTCTGATTGGCCCCCTTTCCTCAGCTCAACTCCATGCTGCCGCATCCTTTGAGCCGCAACCCGAAATATGCTCGATGATCTGCTAGCGTCCAGCTGAGGTCCGAGAATCCTTGTCATCTCAGGATACCTAACCCATCATCGTGAATCATAGATGTCATCTGAGTTGTTGTGAAGCGTGCCAGCAGAGCTGTGAGAAAAGTGATGGCATTGTACGGCACTGGGAAATCGGCTCCGGAGAGCAGAAATCTATCTATATCAACAGCCAACCTGTGGCCCACAGGGCAGAAGCCCGAGGAGCAACCTTCCCGAAATATCACAGTTGTCCTCCGAGGAATACTGACATGACATCACAAGAAATCACCAAGAGCCCTACCCGTACAATATGCGTTGATAGATATGatcgagatggaggagaaaagTTGGTGTGCTGATGATAAGAAGAGATGCATGACTTTCACCGGATGGAAGGAAAGCTTCAGCAATTAAGAGAAACCACCAGTCAGCATGAATATGGGATCGAAGACCTCCGTTTGTCAACAGTCATTTCTTATATACCTATTTAACCTTTCACCTCTAGAAAAGGAGCAGCAGATGAAAACAATCACCACATATCCGCACGAAACAACAGTATATCATGGGCACAGGGACTAGTGAAACGGCTCATCTTGAGTAATACCTGAGTGTATTCGATATCGGTCGAATCTCAAGCACAGCAGGAAACCGCCCTCCCTCTGGATTTGTATTTTCCAAGGCCTTGACTACGAGCCAAAACTTTACAATAAATGAGAGTGCTATTCTTTCTTTCAGTCAAGCTAGAATATAGGTGGCCGGATGACTCGCGTCTCCTTACAACATGCCTCATGAGAAGAAAGCTTGCAAGGGCATGTTCCTCATCCAAAAGACCAGCATGATGACGCATGGAACCTTGACATCACAGTCTCCGTGTGATTGCTCCCAGTTCACCTGGTCCAACCTTTTCTGTCAGGTCCACATGTTGGTTGCTCTGGATTGGGATTTTGTTGCGTATATCACACACTTTGtagttttcttttctctctctgttaaatttcaccatcatcactttTCTCACCACCTTTTGCCTCACTTTGCGCGCCAGTGACCACTTTCACTGTCCCAACCCCCGCCTGTTCGCTAACCGACCTGGACACTGAGGACGTTTGGAGATGCGACCAGCTCGCCAACACATGAAAACAGGTTGCCTAAGATACTATCTACTTGGCGAACGCCGACGTGTTCGTTTTGGCCTTGATTTGACTCAACCGTGGCTTCATGGATTGTCCGATAAGGTCCGTTAATCGGCGTGAGAGTCACGCTACCCGG encodes the following:
- a CDS encoding hypothetical protein (COG:S; EggNog:ENOG503NZ3B), yielding MTDVPNRGPVLLAVNTTGAVLAGITCLLRCFVRTRVVKGFGLDDWLMAASTGAYIAFCCFSNVGVTHGTGKHKSDVDPENYKIAMNRWYYCYLLYAWSMILVKLSIGYFLLRVTITRLHKWIIYAAGAITCVSCLTFFFLAMFQCYPISFFWNKDQDGRCINMNILTALGILYSIFSVITDLTYALLPAWVVAQLNMDKKSKVAVIGLMGMGCVASAAVIVRGPYLRHMGSEDFLWDTAPIAIWSSVEAALAITAGCLACLQPLVKMIGVKLGLAAFTTASKSGGRGSNLKMTGDISVRRSFTRRTDLFSSANYREQQAAGELKLQPGLSGYTAECYGNTSEEELRPVTKDTDATLRGDRDNESKESMNGVVKARERESV
- a CDS encoding hypothetical protein (EggNog:ENOG503PRBX) gives rise to the protein MATTPNLHQTLHLTLKTFLLGPIEATTQKNPSLLSSVLSPDCLRYIAPASFLASIGAPPDVAFDVATWEAQYTSESRFIGTKSVDITHLVVDAETMTGAARTVYVDNLHLANGENEEVKLDVSWFVKFNENGENITEVTGILDGLVFVEVHRRIRELKEEGKGKAGA
- a CDS encoding hypothetical protein (EggNog:ENOG503PFBH; COG:S), giving the protein MKQGLAFVSAFGLLQLASAACCRTNKCFKAVADPLVDGLQDCSLAFEIVTVTPQVTTVTETVTEVPTEYVSVVETDATTATVYSTVETETLLNTISTTVTGTTTQRSLVYVTRAYNTVTVLVTSTTTVLPSAATQIVARAADTDLAPTSGTLAPSIPSYASAHCPSWEKYISVCKCAGATQETITASPSAAKVTVTFTDSVAATTNSIPVTLSTTTTVTDEVTATEYNTQTETASVTATAVTTVTGNVLVIGSTTTVTSTITSTVVAPAERCSNVANFNAVATDSANSQRYLFSQLINGMAGLYGSMDWASAPVEPGIDVYKMYKWVLDKEGYLATLYLVGQSTYKVSAWVNPGSAASVRLQARTGAEYSPANYIRVKGCVSTATGELTLDVGGRKNILLCGNNQVFLSSGDGSDTGLSCTRMYPKAITV